The Ancylobacter sp. SL191 nucleotide sequence GATGGGTGGGGAGCTCATGATCATCCCCGACCATATCACGACCTTTCCGTCCAGTGCCCTTCGGTTGACCGGCCGACGCCCGTCCGCACAACCTACGGGACGCAATCAGCGCTAAGGGCCACCGCGGCTACACTATGCCATCGTGATGAGGCTTCACCCGCTCGTGGCACTGCGCAACCAACTCAACCTTTGCCGCCAAGGTTAGGAAGGCGTCTTCGGCCCTCAAAGGTCAACGGGAGGCTGAAATGGTCAGCAGCTGCGCAGCCCGGAGAAAGTCGACTCCACCAGCACGGCATCAGCTTTGCCGAAAAACAGGTGTTTTGCGGCAGGGGCCACGTCTGCATATCAATGCGCTACGGTCGCCTGCGGAACTGCGCGAAAATCCCTGCCGAATTGGCTTGATGACCAGCAACGACGGTCGAGGGGTTTTCGGCAGCTTGGTGGTGCTCTGCGTGGACCGTTTAACCCGCACCCGAGGGGGAATGTTCACCTCCGCACGTGACTAAGGGACCGACCACGCGGTCGCCACACAGGGTGAGCAGAACCCGCCGACCATTCCTGGGCAACCTCGCCGCCGCTCTTACGCCCCCAAACGGCCTATCAATACCTGGTTGCGAACGTCGGCTTTGCGCCCCGCCTTCTCGGCCATTGATCGAGCAACGGCCTCGGCCCAAAAGCGGTCATTAGCAAGGCTCCCCGCCCGGTCCCGGTATTTTACAATATGACCAGCACAAAGCAGGCGCGAAGCTTCAGCTGCCTCAACTGGGCAGGCCGAATTGCTGGCGCAGCGCCTTGTCGAAGAGCCACGCGGGCATGAGGCGACGCAGCAGGCTGACCTGTTTCGCCACTTTGCCGACGGGGTAGCGCAGCCTGTAGCGCGGCGCCGTGGCAGCCCGAAGCACCGCCTCCGCCACATCTTCGGGTGTGACCGCCGTCGGCAATGCCTTCTCGATGAATCCACGCACCCAGGCGCGGCCACCATCATACTCCGGCTTCTTGGCGTCGGGCTCCAGCGCGCTCTGGTCGAAATTGCCGGTCACCGTGCCGGGCTCAATCAAGCTCACGCGGACATTGAAGGCGCGGACCTCGTGATCGAGCGACTCGGAATAACCCTCAACGGCGAACTTGCTTCCGGCATAATGGGCCGAGTACGGCGCGGGGATGAACCCGAGCGCGCTGCTGAGATTAATGATGCGGCCCTGCGCGCGTTCCCGCATCGACGGCAGCACCGCGTTGATGACCCGGACAACGCCGAACAGATTGACGTCGTAAAGGCGCTGAACCTGCGCGACTGACGATTCCTCGGCGCCCCCGAACATGCCGACGCCGGCATTGTTGACGAGAACATCGATGCGCCCCGTGCATGCGAGCACCTGCGACACGAGGGCGGCGACGGAAGCGTCATCCGTGACGTCGCAGGCCAGCATCGTAACCTCGCTGGGGGCGGTTCCGCCCGGTTTGCGGCTGGTGCCGAAGACGGTGAAGCCGGCCCGCGCCAGGGCTTCGGCGCTCGCCCGGCCGATACCGGACGACGCCCCCGTCACAAGAGCGGTTTTCGGAAAGTGTGAGGACATAGCTGCTGATCCGATTTGCGGGACGAGGGAACGGGTCCGTCATCGCGGCCCCAATAGGCACCGCCGGCCGGCGCCGCAGGGCCAGCCATGCGTCAGGGTGGGGTTGCGCGGCCGTCACGTCAGCTGGACGACGACCTTGCCTTTGGACCGTCCGGTGTCGAGATAGGCCAAGGCTTCGTTGGTGGCCTTGAACGGGAAGATCCGGTCCATGACCGGACGAATGGCCCCGGCCTCGATCAGCGCCGTGATCTGGCTCAACTGCCCGCCATCCGCCCGCATGAACAGGAAGGAATAGGCGAGCCCTCGGCCTTTTGCCTTCCGGCGAATGCCGAAGCTCAGAAGGCGCATGAGCTGCCGCAGGCCCCAGTTTAGCCCCTTCTGCCGGGCGAAATCGGGGTCCGGCGGGCCGGAGATGGAAATCAGCTTCCCGCCGGGCTTCAGCACGTTCAGGGACTTCTGAAGCGTGTCGCCGCCGAGGCTGTTCAGGACGACATCGTAACCTGACAGGACGTTCTCGAAGTCCTGGGTCTTGTAGTCGATCACAACGTCGGCGCCGAGGCTTCGGACCAGATCCACATTGGCGGTGCTGGTGGTCGTCGCGACCGTCGCGCCGAGATGCTTGGCCAGTTGAATGGCGAATGTCCCGACGCCGCCCGAGCCCGCGTGGATGAGGATCTTCTGCCCCTTGCGCAAACCGGCGCGGTCGACCAGGGCCTGCCAGGCGGTGAGCCCGACCAGGGGGATGGACGCCGCCTCCTCCATGGTCAGGTTGTTCGGCTTCAGCGCGAGATCGTCCTCATGGATAGAGATCCGCTCCGCGAAGGTTCCGACCCGGCCATCGCGCGGGCGGGCATAGACCTCGTCGCCCGCCTTGAAGCGGCGGACCTTGGCACCGACCCGCGCGACGACCCCGGCCATGTCGTGTCCCAGAATGAAAGGCGGGCGATAGGTAAGGAGGGGCTTGAAGGCGCCGTCGCGGATCTTGGAATCGAGAGGGTTGAGAGCTGCGGCGTGGATGTCGACCAGGACATCCTCATCCCCCAGTTCCGGCTCCGGCCTATCGCCGAAGCGCAGGGCGCCGCTCTTCTTGTATTTGTCGAGGATGAAGGCCTTCATGATGGTGTGCTCTCTGGGTTCCTGCGGGTGGCCCGCCACCGGTCGGAGGGCCGGGACTGTTGCCGGGAAGCCGGACCGTTGGCGGGCAAAGGCTCAGGCGGCCGTGCGGTAACGCGCCGCCGCGTGTTCCTGGCGGGTGTTCGGCAGCATGGCCTGACGCGCGGCCTGATAGGCGGTCCACTGCTCCACATCGGGCAGCGGCGGGATGGTGACGGCCTCGCGGCGGTCGAAGCCGACCAGCGCCGCGTCGACCAGTTCTTCGACGTCCATCACCCCGGCCATGGCGTCGACGTCCGCGCCGACGTGACCCCAGATTTCGGTACGCGTGGCGGCGGGAAGTACCGCCTGGACATAGACGCCCTTCGGGCCGAGCTCGAGGCTGAGCCCCTGCGACAGGAACAGCGCGAAAGCCTTGGTGGCGCCATAGACCGTCATGGCGAATTCCGGCGCCAGCCCGACCACCGAGCCTATGTTGACGATCGCGCCCGCGCCGGCCTGAGCCAGACGCGGCGCGATGGCACTGGCTAGCCGCAGGACGGCGGTGGTGTTGAGGGCGAGCAACTGCGCGACGGCGTCGGTGCTCTGCTCGATGAAGCTGCCGCCAATGGCCGTTCCGGCATTGTTGATGAGGATGCCGATGCGGGCGTCGTCGCGCAGGCGAGCCTCAACGACCGCGAGGTCGGCGGGCTGTGTCAGGTCGGCCGTGACGATGTCGATCGCGACGCCGGTCTCGTCACGCAGGCGAGCCGCCAGGGCCTCCATGCGCGCCGTGTTGCGGGCAATCAGAACCAGATCATGCCCACGGCGGGCGAAACGCTCGGCATAAGCCGCGCCAATGCCGGTGGAGGCGCCGGTGATAAGAACGGAGGGGTGTGCGGCCATGGGTTGCTCTCTCTTCAATTCGTGGCCATATACATGATGAACATCATGATTGATTTTAAATATGACGATCATCATGTAACTGTCAATGACGGGCGTCGGAGGAATCTGAAATGAAGGTGAGCCGCGAGCAGATGGCGGAGAACCGCCGCCGCATCCTCGACGCTGCAAGCTCGCTGTTTCGCGACAGGGGGTTCGACGCCGTCAGCGTGGCCGAGGTGATGAAGGCCGCCGGGCTTACCCATGGCGGCTTCTATGGGCATTTCAGTTCAAAGGACGATCTGGTCGCGCAGACCCTGGCCCATGTCCTCGCGGCGGACGCCGGCGGGAACACAGAAATCCGCGCCTACCTCGAGGCCTATCTGTCGCCGCGCCATCGCGACAACCCGGCCGCGGGTTGCCCGACGGCGGGACTTGCCGCCGCCATCCGCCACCAGTCACCCATGGCACGCGAAGCGATGACGGAAGGGTTGCGCTCGCAGATCGGACGCATCGCGACGTCGCTCCCGCTGGCGGATCCGGCCGGCCGGCGTCAGGCAGCGATTGGAAGCTGGGCGGCGATGGTCGGGGCGGTCATCCTCGCCCGCGCCATCGATGACCCTGCTCTTTCCGACGAGATCCTGGAGCAGACCCGCGCCTGGATCGAAGCGGGGATCACGGATGGGGCAGCCTTGTAATTCCAAGGCCTGCAACGAAGTTAGATTGCATCCTCGGCTAGCAGTAGACGACCACCAACTTGATGTGGACTTCGAAGCGGAAGTTTCGAAGGTAGCCTTTTGGTCAGCTTAGGCAGTGGCCCCATAAATTTGCCTGCCGGCTAGGAGCGTGATTCAAGCTCTCTCGATAGGGGAGAGAGCGATGCGCCGCCACGAATTGACGGACGAGGAATGGGCGATCATCGCGCCGCTGTTGCCAAACAAGCCGCGCGGGGTTGCGCGGGTGGATGACCGCCGGGTGATCAACGGCATCCTCTGGCGGTTCCGCACCGGGGCGCCATGGCGAGACGTGCCGGAGCGCTATGGCCCGCGCACAACCCTCTACAACCGTTTCGTGCGCTGGCGGGCGGCCGGGGTCTGGGACCGGCTGCTGGAAGCGGTGTCCGCTGCCTATGACGGCGACATCATCATGATCGATAGCTCTTGCGTTCGCGTCCACCAGCACGGCGCCGCTATCAAAAAGGGGCGACGACGATCGTTGCATGGGACGCTCCCGGGGCGGCCTGACCACCAAGATCCATGCCCTGGTCGATGCTGAAGGCAGGCCGATCCACCTCCTGCTCACCGCTGGCCAGGCAGGCGATGCACCGGCCGGGCGGGAGCTGCTGGCCCGGCTCTCACCGGGCGGCATCCTGCTCGCCGACAAGGCCTATGACACCGACGCCATCCGCGCCGAGACAGCGGAGCGAGGCGGATTTGCCAATGTGCCGCCTCGCACGATCCGCAAGCGCAGCTTCGCCTTCAGTCCGTGGCTTTATCGCCAAAGGAACCTCGTCGAGCGCTTCTTTAACAGGATCAAGCAGATGCGCGGCCTCGCCAGCCGCTACGACCGGCGCCCAGACAACTTCCTCGCAGCCCTCAAGCTCGCAGCCGTCCGCATATGGATCAATGCGTTATGAGTCCGCTGCCTAGCCCTCGGCAATTCACCGGCGCGATATGTCGGCCTCTTGCTTGAAGT carries:
- a CDS encoding oxidoreductase; this translates as MSSHFPKTALVTGASSGIGRASAEALARAGFTVFGTSRKPGGTAPSEVTMLACDVTDDASVAALVSQVLACTGRIDVLVNNAGVGMFGGAEESSVAQVQRLYDVNLFGVVRVINAVLPSMRERAQGRIINLSSALGFIPAPYSAHYAGSKFAVEGYSESLDHEVRAFNVRVSLIEPGTVTGNFDQSALEPDAKKPEYDGGRAWVRGFIEKALPTAVTPEDVAEAVLRAATAPRYRLRYPVGKVAKQVSLLRRLMPAWLFDKALRQQFGLPS
- a CDS encoding NADP-dependent oxidoreductase, with product MKAFILDKYKKSGALRFGDRPEPELGDEDVLVDIHAAALNPLDSKIRDGAFKPLLTYRPPFILGHDMAGVVARVGAKVRRFKAGDEVYARPRDGRVGTFAERISIHEDDLALKPNNLTMEEAASIPLVGLTAWQALVDRAGLRKGQKILIHAGSGGVGTFAIQLAKHLGATVATTTSTANVDLVRSLGADVVIDYKTQDFENVLSGYDVVLNSLGGDTLQKSLNVLKPGGKLISISGPPDPDFARQKGLNWGLRQLMRLLSFGIRRKAKGRGLAYSFLFMRADGGQLSQITALIEAGAIRPVMDRIFPFKATNEALAYLDTGRSKGKVVVQLT
- a CDS encoding SDR family NAD(P)-dependent oxidoreductase, which gives rise to MAAHPSVLITGASTGIGAAYAERFARRGHDLVLIARNTARMEALAARLRDETGVAIDIVTADLTQPADLAVVEARLRDDARIGILINNAGTAIGGSFIEQSTDAVAQLLALNTTAVLRLASAIAPRLAQAGAGAIVNIGSVVGLAPEFAMTVYGATKAFALFLSQGLSLELGPKGVYVQAVLPAATRTEIWGHVGADVDAMAGVMDVEELVDAALVGFDRREAVTIPPLPDVEQWTAYQAARQAMLPNTRQEHAAARYRTAA
- a CDS encoding TetR/AcrR family transcriptional regulator, with amino-acid sequence MKVSREQMAENRRRILDAASSLFRDRGFDAVSVAEVMKAAGLTHGGFYGHFSSKDDLVAQTLAHVLAADAGGNTEIRAYLEAYLSPRHRDNPAAGCPTAGLAAAIRHQSPMAREAMTEGLRSQIGRIATSLPLADPAGRRQAAIGSWAAMVGAVILARAIDDPALSDEILEQTRAWIEAGITDGAAL